In Sphingomonas sp., a single window of DNA contains:
- a CDS encoding GTPase-associated system all-helical protein GASH, which produces MGIATAPEIIAARKTAAEAGYNLFKAVHLASAVRGALGLGVDAGAKPLFDAMHQADPTLDLEPSDLEAVALLAAVLSAEMKERSRLGGLTALALVTAAFGAVRQSPTHPQLIREAEETLANMQISVASRPTDSAAPEMPSDVTGSLDEVTIQNTPYGQIVAPAPTKAAIRKVADYALAVQAAAIASVNNANAYTRRLEEELRTYWWVVGGWSDELNKPFRLMKQSEAAILAGYELAAKTTLPLGLFAALALLDRVIREDRKGRPQKLALSDSIAEAPAVLQTRFQAATALNGDLLPVSLALQLSGEVGEDEDWRPRFKRITRISADSKMGPHDLALQLYREVVIARVLPRAK; this is translated from the coding sequence ATGGGGATAGCCACTGCGCCAGAGATCATCGCCGCGCGAAAGACGGCGGCAGAGGCTGGCTACAATCTGTTCAAGGCCGTCCACCTGGCAAGCGCCGTGCGCGGCGCGCTGGGGCTCGGCGTTGATGCCGGTGCGAAGCCACTGTTCGACGCCATGCACCAAGCGGATCCGACCCTCGATCTCGAGCCCTCGGACCTTGAGGCGGTCGCCCTGCTAGCGGCCGTTCTGTCGGCTGAGATGAAGGAACGAAGCCGGCTCGGCGGTCTAACCGCTTTAGCGCTTGTGACCGCGGCATTTGGCGCAGTTCGACAAAGTCCAACCCACCCGCAACTCATTCGTGAGGCGGAAGAGACGCTGGCGAACATGCAGATCTCAGTGGCTTCACGACCAACCGACTCCGCCGCGCCGGAGATGCCTTCGGACGTCACCGGATCATTGGACGAGGTGACAATTCAAAACACTCCCTATGGTCAGATAGTGGCACCTGCGCCTACTAAGGCTGCTATTCGCAAGGTCGCCGATTATGCGCTCGCGGTGCAAGCTGCAGCTATCGCCAGCGTGAACAACGCGAACGCCTATACGCGTCGGCTCGAGGAAGAGCTGCGCACGTACTGGTGGGTTGTGGGCGGGTGGAGCGATGAACTCAACAAGCCTTTTCGCTTGATGAAGCAGAGCGAAGCCGCGATCCTCGCTGGCTACGAACTTGCTGCGAAGACGACGCTGCCGCTGGGCCTTTTTGCGGCGCTCGCGCTGCTGGACCGCGTTATTCGCGAAGACCGCAAAGGTCGTCCGCAGAAGCTGGCCCTGTCTGATTCGATAGCCGAGGCGCCGGCAGTTCTTCAGACCCGCTTCCAAGCGGCAACTGCGCTCAACGGTGATCTGTTGCCGGTCAGCCTAGCGTTGCAATTATCAGGCGAAGTTGGCGAGGATGAGGATTGGCGACCCAGGTTCAAGCGTATCACCCGAATATCCGCCGACAGCAAGATGGGGCCGCACGATCTCGCTCTTCAATTATATCGCGAGGTGGTGATTGCCCGAGTGCTGCCGAGAGCTAAATGA
- a CDS encoding TRAFAC clade GTPase domain-containing protein yields MITDLSKAVCRQPGCGGPISGVCINQLPFDECPDVVPPEDAEPGEPASAETEPDTVSTGRMGVLSIHEADAFLRAYGGLVLAVVAAPNAGKTTFASALYDLLRRGLLEGFGFAGSETIKGLEERCFDSRVASGEDKPTTLRTRSVSPLIFIHLRIAVPDGRQLDVLLSDRSGEHFDRALNTPAQFADFHEIGRANAILLLVDGQKLVTSHQAEIAGARKLILALAQSGYLANKNVHLVVTKTDLLEGALQRTLVEQRVAVLAEEVQRRGKKTHVEVHLIACRARKGQSSFGEGVQRLIEANLPAVTDQSFTTTFWTPNAASTSSLDRLMFVTRWQ; encoded by the coding sequence ATGATCACGGACCTCTCGAAGGCGGTATGCCGGCAGCCGGGGTGTGGCGGCCCCATATCGGGCGTCTGCATCAACCAACTCCCGTTCGATGAATGTCCCGACGTAGTCCCGCCGGAAGATGCTGAGCCCGGCGAGCCCGCATCAGCAGAGACCGAGCCGGACACCGTCTCGACCGGAAGGATGGGAGTCCTCTCGATCCATGAGGCCGATGCATTTCTGCGCGCGTATGGCGGGCTAGTCCTCGCCGTGGTGGCGGCGCCCAATGCCGGCAAGACGACCTTCGCTTCGGCGCTCTATGATCTGTTACGGCGTGGCCTGTTGGAGGGGTTCGGGTTTGCCGGATCCGAGACTATCAAGGGCCTAGAAGAGCGGTGCTTCGATTCGCGTGTCGCGTCCGGAGAGGACAAGCCGACCACCTTGCGCACTCGGAGCGTTTCGCCCCTAATCTTCATTCATCTGCGGATCGCGGTCCCCGATGGTCGTCAACTCGACGTGTTGCTTTCCGATCGCTCGGGTGAGCACTTCGACCGGGCGCTCAACACGCCGGCTCAATTTGCCGACTTTCACGAAATTGGGCGTGCGAACGCCATCCTGCTTCTTGTCGACGGACAGAAACTCGTCACAAGCCATCAGGCCGAGATCGCCGGCGCCCGCAAACTGATTCTGGCGCTTGCTCAGTCCGGCTATCTCGCGAACAAGAACGTCCACCTGGTCGTGACTAAGACGGATCTGCTCGAAGGCGCCCTGCAACGCACACTGGTGGAGCAGCGCGTCGCTGTCCTTGCCGAGGAAGTTCAGCGACGCGGCAAAAAGACTCATGTGGAGGTTCATCTGATCGCGTGCCGCGCCCGCAAAGGACAGTCGAGTTTTGGGGAAGGGGTGCAGCGGCTGATCGAAGCGAATCTCCCGGCCGTTACCGACCAATCCTTCACTACGACCTTTTGGACACCGAACGCGGCGAGCACGTCGTCGCTCGATCGGCTCATGTTTGTAACGAGGTGGCAATGA
- a CDS encoding HEAT repeat domain-containing protein, whose product MLQDFESLLHSNLDRPDYLGGLLEEFAQGGALEEAILDRASSIFEKQLSVISFGADVLLLLRNERYQLLVRKMGDPEFWSVKEARPNLFLTTSPTDSVVVSVSREPVFMDRYDIDRPVDLNAFDPNARLVCTERCNVTGKAVQELRGCQIYDYHSDGAFLQLRLMKMPFADQVWLFDRATLAPSYPASVGGENSMLVNLARMFGAMKTQEAVPELEALWEHPVHYVRWAALQAVGRIDGDRARNMLRGAVDDPHPLIQRAAQRELTKAGA is encoded by the coding sequence ATGCTGCAGGATTTTGAATCGCTGCTGCATTCCAACTTGGACCGCCCAGACTATCTGGGCGGTCTACTTGAGGAATTCGCGCAGGGTGGCGCCCTTGAAGAAGCAATTCTGGATCGCGCCTCAAGCATTTTCGAGAAGCAGCTGTCTGTAATCTCTTTCGGTGCGGACGTCTTATTGCTGCTCCGAAACGAACGCTACCAGCTCTTAGTGCGCAAAATGGGGGATCCTGAGTTCTGGTCGGTCAAAGAGGCCCGGCCAAATCTGTTTCTCACGACCAGCCCGACGGACAGCGTGGTGGTTTCGGTTTCGAGAGAGCCCGTGTTCATGGACCGGTACGACATCGATCGACCGGTCGACCTGAATGCATTTGATCCGAATGCACGTCTCGTATGCACAGAGCGATGCAATGTCACCGGCAAAGCGGTGCAAGAGCTACGCGGCTGCCAAATATACGACTATCACTCGGATGGCGCATTCCTGCAGTTGCGGCTGATGAAGATGCCATTCGCGGATCAGGTCTGGCTATTCGATCGCGCCACACTCGCCCCGAGCTATCCAGCATCGGTGGGCGGGGAAAATTCGATGCTCGTGAATCTGGCGCGCATGTTCGGGGCGATGAAGACGCAGGAGGCTGTGCCCGAATTGGAGGCCCTTTGGGAGCATCCGGTTCATTACGTCCGCTGGGCGGCTCTGCAGGCCGTCGGTCGTATCGATGGAGACCGCGCGCGAAACATGCTGCGAGGCGCCGTCGACGATCCACATCCGCTGATACAGCGCGCTGCACAGCGCGAACTTACAAAAGCCGGAGCATAG